The Oncorhynchus mykiss isolate Arlee chromosome 28, USDA_OmykA_1.1, whole genome shotgun sequence genome includes a window with the following:
- the LOC110509075 gene encoding acyl-CoA-binding domain-containing protein 5 isoform X3, which produces MEQDELETRFDAAVRVIRSLPEDGPYQPADGMMLMFYSYYKQAALGPCNIPRPTGYWDTAGKAKWDAWNSLGNMSKEEAMQAYVNDIQLILETLPVTEEVSDLLEALGGYFFEEVEGGVEEEKEEDKRAYSRPFAAAAVEMQMQKGYIHKPKMEGFGSLEIWKDIQTKVPESKINGMTMTDKEESKSTDKEKEEEKVDSDEEEEEEKEEEKVDSDEEKEEEKVDSDEEEEEEKVDSDEEEEKEEEKVDSDEEEDADDEAEEERGRKSPGPDMNLLRVKDRRWRSEVSSSNGSVEPSVSSMTNGTQSSLNSEVEEEELAYSKDPLPENRYRHLNRHLSERLRVNDSDNEEFCDSMEHLAMEEESGIPRVHSSGTRASQAKRRSLQGETLDEDLSLQEDSPHREGLHTERRDSCWSMSGIGGVPGHRG; this is translated from the exons ATGGAACAAGACGAGCTCGAGACCCGATTTGATGCCGCAGTGCGAGTAATACGGAGTTTACCCGAAGATG GTCCATATCAGCCGGCGGATGGCATGATGCTCATGTTTTATAGTTACTACAAGCAGGCTGCGCTGGGGCCATGTAATATTCCTAGACCCACAGGATACTGGGACACTGCAGGCAAAGCCAAGTG GGACGCATGGAACTCACTGGGGAACATGTCGAAGGAGGAAGCCATGCAAGCATACGTCAATGACATTCAGCTG ATTCTGGAGACTCTTCCAGTCACAGAGGAGGTGTCTGATCTGCTGGAGGCTCTCGGGGGGTATTTCTTCGAagaagtggagggaggagtggaggaagagaaggaagaggacaAGAGGGCCTACAGCAGGCCTTTCGCAGCAGCTGCAG TGGAAATGCAGATGCAAAAGGGGTATATCCACAAACCAAAGATGGAAG GCTTTGGGAGTCTGGAAATCTGGAAGGATATTCAAACCAAAGTCCCAGAAAGCAAAATAAATGGCATGACTATGACTGACAAGGAGGAAAGCAAAAGCACTGataaggagaaggaggaggagaaagtggacagtgatgaggaggaggaagaggagaaggaggaggagaaagtggacagtgatgaggagaaggaggaggagaaagtggacagtgatgaggaggaggaagaggagaaagtggacagtgatgaggaagaggagaaggaggaggagaaagtgGACAGTGATGAGGAGGAAGATGCAGATGATGAagcggaggaggagagag GGAGGAAGTCCCCAGGCCCTGACATGAATCTGCTCAGGGTGAAGGACCGCAGGTGGAGGTCTGAGGTCAGCTCGTCCAATGGCAGTGTGGAGCCCAGCGTCTCCTCCATGACCAATGGGACACAGAGCTCCCTCAACagtgaggtggaggaagaggaactGGCCTACTCCAAAGATCCCCTACCGGAGAACCGCTACAGGCATCTGAACAGACACCTCAGTG AGCGTCTTCGAGTCAACGACTCGGACAATGAGGAATTCTGTGATTCAATGGAACATTTAGCCATGGAGGAG GAATCGGGAATACCCAGGGTACACTCCTCCGGGACAAGGGCAAGTCAAGCTAAGAGGAGGAGTCTTCAGGGAGAGACCCTGGATGAGGACCTGAGTCTCCAGGAAGACTCCCCTCACAGGGAGGGGCTTCATACAGAACGACGTGACAGTTGCTGGTCAATGAGTGGAATAGGTGGG GTTCCAGGTCATCGGGGCTAG
- the LOC110509075 gene encoding acyl-CoA-binding domain-containing protein 5 isoform X1, with amino-acid sequence MEQDELETRFDAAVRVIRSLPEDGPYQPADGMMLMFYSYYKQAALGPCNIPRPTGYWDTAGKAKWDAWNSLGNMSKEEAMQAYVNDIQLILETLPVTEEVSDLLEALGGYFFEEVEGGVEEEKEEDKRAYSRPFAAAAVEMQMQKGYIHKPKMEGFGSLEIWKDIQTKVPESKINGMTMTDKEESKSTDKEKEEEKVDSDEEEEEEKEEEKVDSDEEKEEEKVDSDEEEEEEKVDSDEEEEKEEEKVDSDEEEDADDEAEEERGRKSPGPDMNLLRVKDRRWRSEVSSSNGSVEPSVSSMTNGTQSSLNSEVEEEELAYSKDPLPENRYRHLNRHLSERLRVNDSDNEEFCDSMEHLAMEEESGIPRVHSSGTRASQAKRRSLQGETLDEDLSLQEDSPHREGLHTERRDSCWSMSGIGSRSSGLGCGSQIFTSGNAAEGWVMQIRTEAVASGNLNEHIAMALTRLQEDMANVLQRLNTLEALTTLQTRSLSKARQDDSLSLARKSPSWWPLHLSPTTVVFATVWPLISHFLVHIYLQRKRKKIS; translated from the exons ATGGAACAAGACGAGCTCGAGACCCGATTTGATGCCGCAGTGCGAGTAATACGGAGTTTACCCGAAGATG GTCCATATCAGCCGGCGGATGGCATGATGCTCATGTTTTATAGTTACTACAAGCAGGCTGCGCTGGGGCCATGTAATATTCCTAGACCCACAGGATACTGGGACACTGCAGGCAAAGCCAAGTG GGACGCATGGAACTCACTGGGGAACATGTCGAAGGAGGAAGCCATGCAAGCATACGTCAATGACATTCAGCTG ATTCTGGAGACTCTTCCAGTCACAGAGGAGGTGTCTGATCTGCTGGAGGCTCTCGGGGGGTATTTCTTCGAagaagtggagggaggagtggaggaagagaaggaagaggacaAGAGGGCCTACAGCAGGCCTTTCGCAGCAGCTGCAG TGGAAATGCAGATGCAAAAGGGGTATATCCACAAACCAAAGATGGAAG GCTTTGGGAGTCTGGAAATCTGGAAGGATATTCAAACCAAAGTCCCAGAAAGCAAAATAAATGGCATGACTATGACTGACAAGGAGGAAAGCAAAAGCACTGataaggagaaggaggaggagaaagtggacagtgatgaggaggaggaagaggagaaggaggaggagaaagtggacagtgatgaggagaaggaggaggagaaagtggacagtgatgaggaggaggaagaggagaaagtggacagtgatgaggaagaggagaaggaggaggagaaagtgGACAGTGATGAGGAGGAAGATGCAGATGATGAagcggaggaggagagag GGAGGAAGTCCCCAGGCCCTGACATGAATCTGCTCAGGGTGAAGGACCGCAGGTGGAGGTCTGAGGTCAGCTCGTCCAATGGCAGTGTGGAGCCCAGCGTCTCCTCCATGACCAATGGGACACAGAGCTCCCTCAACagtgaggtggaggaagaggaactGGCCTACTCCAAAGATCCCCTACCGGAGAACCGCTACAGGCATCTGAACAGACACCTCAGTG AGCGTCTTCGAGTCAACGACTCGGACAATGAGGAATTCTGTGATTCAATGGAACATTTAGCCATGGAGGAG GAATCGGGAATACCCAGGGTACACTCCTCCGGGACAAGGGCAAGTCAAGCTAAGAGGAGGAGTCTTCAGGGAGAGACCCTGGATGAGGACCTGAGTCTCCAGGAAGACTCCCCTCACAGGGAGGGGCTTCATACAGAACGACGTGACAGTTGCTGGTCAATGAGTGGAATAG GTTCCAGGTCATCGGGGCTAGGTTGCGGGTCACAGATTTTTACCAGTGGAAATGCTGCAGAGGGCTGGGTTATGCAGATCAGGACTGAGGCTGTTGCCAGTGGTAACCTTAACGAGCACATCGCCATGGCGCTGACCAGGCTGCAGGAGGACATGGCTAACGTGCTTCAGAGGCTTAACACTCTGGAGGCCCTGACCACATTACAG ACTAGATCACTTTCTAAGGCTAGACAAGATGACTCCTTATCCCTGGCAAGAAAG AGTCCTTCGTGGTGGCCTTTGCACCTGTCTCCTACCACCGTGGTGTTTGCTACAGTCTGGCCTTTGATTTCTCATTTCCTGGTTCATATTTACCTGCAACGAAAGAGGAA AAAGATAAGCTGA
- the LOC110509075 gene encoding acyl-CoA-binding domain-containing protein 5 isoform X2, translating to MEQDELETRFDAAVRVIRSLPEDGPYQPADGMMLMFYSYYKQAALGPCNIPRPTGYWDTAGKAKWDAWNSLGNMSKEEAMQAYVNDIQLILETLPVTEEVSDLLEALGGYFFEEVEGGVEEEKEEDKRAYSRPFAAAAGFGSLEIWKDIQTKVPESKINGMTMTDKEESKSTDKEKEEEKVDSDEEEEEEKEEEKVDSDEEKEEEKVDSDEEEEEEKVDSDEEEEKEEEKVDSDEEEDADDEAEEERGRKSPGPDMNLLRVKDRRWRSEVSSSNGSVEPSVSSMTNGTQSSLNSEVEEEELAYSKDPLPENRYRHLNRHLSERLRVNDSDNEEFCDSMEHLAMEEESGIPRVHSSGTRASQAKRRSLQGETLDEDLSLQEDSPHREGLHTERRDSCWSMSGIGSRSSGLGCGSQIFTSGNAAEGWVMQIRTEAVASGNLNEHIAMALTRLQEDMANVLQRLNTLEALTTLQTRSLSKARQDDSLSLARKSPSWWPLHLSPTTVVFATVWPLISHFLVHIYLQRKRKKIS from the exons ATGGAACAAGACGAGCTCGAGACCCGATTTGATGCCGCAGTGCGAGTAATACGGAGTTTACCCGAAGATG GTCCATATCAGCCGGCGGATGGCATGATGCTCATGTTTTATAGTTACTACAAGCAGGCTGCGCTGGGGCCATGTAATATTCCTAGACCCACAGGATACTGGGACACTGCAGGCAAAGCCAAGTG GGACGCATGGAACTCACTGGGGAACATGTCGAAGGAGGAAGCCATGCAAGCATACGTCAATGACATTCAGCTG ATTCTGGAGACTCTTCCAGTCACAGAGGAGGTGTCTGATCTGCTGGAGGCTCTCGGGGGGTATTTCTTCGAagaagtggagggaggagtggaggaagagaaggaagaggacaAGAGGGCCTACAGCAGGCCTTTCGCAGCAGCTGCAG GCTTTGGGAGTCTGGAAATCTGGAAGGATATTCAAACCAAAGTCCCAGAAAGCAAAATAAATGGCATGACTATGACTGACAAGGAGGAAAGCAAAAGCACTGataaggagaaggaggaggagaaagtggacagtgatgaggaggaggaagaggagaaggaggaggagaaagtggacagtgatgaggagaaggaggaggagaaagtggacagtgatgaggaggaggaagaggagaaagtggacagtgatgaggaagaggagaaggaggaggagaaagtgGACAGTGATGAGGAGGAAGATGCAGATGATGAagcggaggaggagagag GGAGGAAGTCCCCAGGCCCTGACATGAATCTGCTCAGGGTGAAGGACCGCAGGTGGAGGTCTGAGGTCAGCTCGTCCAATGGCAGTGTGGAGCCCAGCGTCTCCTCCATGACCAATGGGACACAGAGCTCCCTCAACagtgaggtggaggaagaggaactGGCCTACTCCAAAGATCCCCTACCGGAGAACCGCTACAGGCATCTGAACAGACACCTCAGTG AGCGTCTTCGAGTCAACGACTCGGACAATGAGGAATTCTGTGATTCAATGGAACATTTAGCCATGGAGGAG GAATCGGGAATACCCAGGGTACACTCCTCCGGGACAAGGGCAAGTCAAGCTAAGAGGAGGAGTCTTCAGGGAGAGACCCTGGATGAGGACCTGAGTCTCCAGGAAGACTCCCCTCACAGGGAGGGGCTTCATACAGAACGACGTGACAGTTGCTGGTCAATGAGTGGAATAG GTTCCAGGTCATCGGGGCTAGGTTGCGGGTCACAGATTTTTACCAGTGGAAATGCTGCAGAGGGCTGGGTTATGCAGATCAGGACTGAGGCTGTTGCCAGTGGTAACCTTAACGAGCACATCGCCATGGCGCTGACCAGGCTGCAGGAGGACATGGCTAACGTGCTTCAGAGGCTTAACACTCTGGAGGCCCTGACCACATTACAG ACTAGATCACTTTCTAAGGCTAGACAAGATGACTCCTTATCCCTGGCAAGAAAG AGTCCTTCGTGGTGGCCTTTGCACCTGTCTCCTACCACCGTGGTGTTTGCTACAGTCTGGCCTTTGATTTCTCATTTCCTGGTTCATATTTACCTGCAACGAAAGAGGAA AAAGATAAGCTGA